The Bacteroidia bacterium genomic interval ATACTGTACTTACACCATCGTTGTTGAACAACTCTCTAGCGGTTTCCAGTATTTTGTCTCGGGTTTTCATACGCTACGCTTTTCACTTTTAACGAATATACAAATATAAAGAAAACCCTCCATAAAGGAGGGCTTACACTACAATCGTACTTACAAACCTAAAGAAGTGTCTTATATATCTTAGTTGGTAACTACAACCAGGTACTTGGAAGTCTTCCAGAATCTCTCAGGATTCGTAATTTCAAGACTTGCAATCTCTTTTCCTTCTTCGTTCAGTACATAAGAGTCAGAAGGATGACTGGTCAATAGTTTCGCTTTTTTCGTATTCAAAGGAATAGTCTGGACTTCTGTGATGTCGATTTTGGTGAAAGCACCATCATCAAAGTTGCTATTCAGTCTCTTGCTATTCATTACCGCTTTGTCTTTCAACTCTTTGCTACTTCCCATTACAAAGAAGGCAGTGTTAAGAGCGCTAGTCTGATCTTCAAGTTGCTCAAGTTGCTCACCGATCTGAGATTCCTGTTCTGCTATTCTGGCAGTCTGCAAATTGGTTTCCTCAGTAAGGGTGCGAGTTACCTGATTCAGGGTGTCAACTTTACCATTAAGGCTTTCTACTGTAAAGCTCATAGTGGCCAGTTCGTCTTTCAAGGTAGATACTTCCGTATCTCTTTCTTCCAATTGCTTCTTCAAACGAGAGATAGAAGCCAGGTATCTGCGGTTGTTACGCTCTGATTTTTCAACTTTAGCAGTCAAATCATCAATCAAAGTACGGTTTCTGTCTAGCAGGTCATTGATCATCTGAATGTCTGATACAATTTGATCTTTAGAAGACTTTCTCAATTCAGGATCTTCTGCACTCATTTCGATCATCTGCTCTTTCTCTTTGATCACTGCAAGGTTCTCTTCAAACTCATTAAAAGTTGAGATGAAATCATTCATCAATGAGTCTTGCATTTGATTTTGATCTGCAAGCTCTTTATTCTCTTTTTCAAGTTGGTCAAGTTTTGCCTGATTACAAGAGAACAATAGAGTCCCCGCTACTAACATTAAAATTACACGCTGTGTGATTTTCATAATTTTCATTTTTAGATAAATTTCTTTGTCTCTTTGTGTTGTTGTACCAATAGTTGGCAAGGGACATACCAGAAAATTAACTAATTGAAAACCAGACTTTTATCATTTTCACCCCCTCCTTATTTTTCTCATTTTGAGAAAGCCATTTTCATATTGAGAAAATGCTGGGACTTTTGAGAATAATATAGTTTCATATCCTGCTTTCTCTCCCTGCAGATAAGGTTCCGCTTTCTTTCTTAGCAGACTTTTTGGATAGCTGGGGTAAAAACTGGGTAAATTTTGCGCAAATGGTCCAAAGAGATAAATAAATAAGAGAAAAAGTAAAAAATTTATTGATAAATTTGAGTCCTCACCAAAGTCTCGTGAAGAATGCCTGCACAGAAGATCGTGCATTCCTTGCCTAAACATGATGGATATTGATACATCGGCGCAATTGACCGATGTCTATCCTGTTCTTTGACATCTGGACTTTTTACACCTCATACATCTCTTACTACCCAGAGTAGCTAAGAATTTTCCACAATACCTGCATACAGCCACAGCGCCTGCACTCGCAACCCAATCCCAAACTCCCCCATGGCAATTCTTCTTCTAACTCATTCCATTACTTAATCGCAGGAAGTATGAAAACATCAAACTTTATAGTCTTAATACTCCTTTTTGCTCTAATTATTCCGGAGTTAAAGGCACAAGTACCTCAAGGAATACCTTTTCAGGCAGTAGCCAGGAACAATCAAAGCCTCCTGAGCAATCAAAGCCTGGATATAAGATTTACAATCCTGGAAGGCGGAAATGACGTCTACCAGGAAACTCATGGAGTCCAAACCAACCAATACGGACTCTTTACTGCTATCGTAGGAAGAGGTCAAAAAATCACCTCTCTCGATTTCGCTGACATTAATTGGGGAAATCAAGCGCATTTTTTAAAAGTTGAAATATTTTTCAATGGTGTCTGGGAAATTATAGGAACCAATCCGCTGGAAAGTGTTCCGTATAGCCTTTTCTCCGGTGAAGCACATACGCTTTCCGGTGGTCTGGATAATATCTCCGATGTTGTTGCACCCGCTCCTTTTGATGGAGATATTTTAAAATGGGACGCAGATCAATCCAAATGGGTCTCCCAAAGTGGCAGTGCCGGTTCTGCAAATGCAGGTAGCGGAATCCGAATCTCAGCGGATACCATCTATAATACCGGTGATACCCTGGCTGATGATGATATTTTAATCGGAAGCCCTGCTCAAGGAGATTTGGATGGTACCTATCCCAATCCGCAGGTTACCGGGCTATGGGGCAGAGATATTTCCTCTGATGCTCCCACTATTGGCTATGTACTCAAGTGGAACGGTAGCGAATGGGATCCGGCACCCGATGATGGAGGAAGTGGAAGCGGGGTGAATATAACCCCTCGATTTAGTGGAGATGGAAGCGTAGGCAGCCCCTTAGAACTGGCAAAACAGGATGCAGCTATAGAACAAGTTCTGAAATGGGACGGCTTTGCATGGAGTCCTGCCAATGATTCCATCAATACCCAACAGTTATCTATTGCTGGAACTATCCTTAGCCTTTCCAATGGAGGGGGTTCGGTCAACTTACCTTTCGTCAGCTATATTCCCGGTGCAGGCATCCGCATTGTAGGTAGTATCATCGAAAACACGGGCGATACCAATCCCAATGATGACATTACTACCCTGGATCAGGCGCAGGGCGATCTCAGTGGCTTTTTCCCCAATCTTACCGTTGTAAGATTGAATGGTGATCCTATTGAACCCACTCGACCCAACAATTTTCAGATTCTAAAATACGATGGAGGGAGATGGAAACCGGCCGAAGATGAAATCAATGATGCGGATGCAGATCCGACCAATGAAATCCAAACCCTTAGCCGCAATGGCAATGACCTCATTCTCTCTAATGGAGGAGGAACCTTAACCTTACAGGGATATTTAGCAGGCCCTGGCATCACCCTGGCAGCGACTGGAAATCCCAATGTAACAAGAATTGTAAATTCGGGAGATGACAATGCCCAGGATGATATTACCAATATCAGTCTGGCTCAGGGAGATATTAGCGGAACCTTTTTCAATACACGCCTGAGCTTTTTGCAGGGGAATATCCTCTCTGCAGATTCACCCAATCCCGGAGATGTCTTGAAATTTACTGCAGGAGGATGGGTACCAGGAACCAATAATGACGCAGATGCCAATCCTTCCAATGAATTGCAGACCCTCAATATTGTCGGAAATCAATTGTTTCTCTCTCAAGGAGGAGGCACAGTTATTTTACCGGATCCTCCAATTTATACCGGTGGGCCGGGCATTAGCATACAAGGAAACATCATCACCAATACGGGAGATAGAAATGAATCAGATGATATAACCATTAATTCCGTTGCGAATGGGGATCTTTCGGGTTTTTATCCGGGACCCGTGGTAGAAAAAATACAGGGATATAAAGTCTCGGATTTACCACCATCCCCTAACCAAATCCTCAAATGGACCGGAAATATTTGGGCGCCTAGCAGCAATTACGATGATGATCCCGGCAATGAATATCAAAGCCTCAGTCTAAGTGGAAATGACCTCAGTATAGGCCCTAGTGGAAATACGGTAAGCCTACCCGAATATACGGCCGGAAATGGGATAGATGTCATCAATAATGTCATCATCAATACCGGAGATAGAAATGAAAACGATGATGTAAAAATAACTTCTTCTGCACAGGGAGATGTTAATGGCACCTTCAATAGCCTTATTGTTACAGGCATTCAAGGTTCACCCGTAACTAATTCGACCCCCAGTTTTGCAGGACAAATCCTGAAATGGGATCAGGCCCAAAGTCAATGGGTACTGGGCTTCGATGAAGGGGAAGTGTACTCCGCAGGTTCAGGCATCAACATTCTCAGTGGAAATATCATAGAAAATGACGGGGATACAAACCCCAATGATGATGTATTGAAATCTGATGTGGCTGGGGGAGACCTTTCTGGAAATTATAATAACCTCACAGTGGTTTCACTTAGAGGTTCTGAAGTTTCCAGCCAACCACCCACGACTCCGGGACAGGTATTGAAGTGGACAGGACTCGCATGGGAAGCCGGTCAGGATCAAGGCACAATCTATACTGCTGGAAATGGAATCAATA includes:
- a CDS encoding tail fiber domain-containing protein → MKTSNFIVLILLFALIIPELKAQVPQGIPFQAVARNNQSLLSNQSLDIRFTILEGGNDVYQETHGVQTNQYGLFTAIVGRGQKITSLDFADINWGNQAHFLKVEIFFNGVWEIIGTNPLESVPYSLFSGEAHTLSGGLDNISDVVAPAPFDGDILKWDADQSKWVSQSGSAGSANAGSGIRISADTIYNTGDTLADDDILIGSPAQGDLDGTYPNPQVTGLWGRDISSDAPTIGYVLKWNGSEWDPAPDDGGSGSGVNITPRFSGDGSVGSPLELAKQDAAIEQVLKWDGFAWSPANDSINTQQLSIAGTILSLSNGGGSVNLPFVSYIPGAGIRIVGSIIENTGDTNPNDDITTLDQAQGDLSGFFPNLTVVRLNGDPIEPTRPNNFQILKYDGGRWKPAEDEINDADADPTNEIQTLSRNGNDLILSNGGGTLTLQGYLAGPGITLAATGNPNVTRIVNSGDDNAQDDITNISLAQGDISGTFFNTRLSFLQGNILSADSPNPGDVLKFTAGGWVPGTNNDADANPSNELQTLNIVGNQLFLSQGGGTVILPDPPIYTGGPGISIQGNIITNTGDRNESDDITINSVANGDLSGFYPGPVVEKIQGYKVSDLPPSPNQILKWTGNIWAPSSNYDDDPGNEYQSLSLSGNDLSIGPSGNTVSLPEYTAGNGIDVINNVIINTGDRNENDDVKITSSAQGDVNGTFNSLIVTGIQGSPVTNSTPSFAGQILKWDQAQSQWVLGFDEGEVYSAGSGINILSGNIIENDGDTNPNDDVLKSDVAGGDLSGNYNNLTVVSLRGSEVSSQPPTTPGQVLKWTGLAWEAGQDQGTIYTAGNGINITGANVLVNTGDTNPNDDLKKTDMAVGDVSGTFDNLSVTHIRGFELANTAPLPGEVLKWNGSLWEASPDSAQDADGDPNNELQNLSISGTDLSLSNGNTVALPYFAGNGIQLSGAQIINTGDLNPNDDVNNNDNAGGDVNGNFNNLQVVQIQGNAVSAATPAQDGLVLKWDATNAEWSPAPDDTLELIASAGLAITNNNIRLTNTSVTPGTYGSASSVPGLTVDNKGRITGVTEIPITDENTTYAAGNGLDLLGSTFQLNNTGVSAGNYGSSTLIPSFTVDAQGRISNVSEVAFTDNNTTYTAGTGLELNGTTFDMSSTGVSAGSYGSATQVPIIDVDAQGRISSISTVAVSGGGGGPTYTAGTGINISAGNVISNTGLLNSSNAGGDVSGTFSTLSVDKLKGVDISTDAPIQGQSLLFDGTEWKPDTLSSLNIKVESDILPNTDDTYNLGNATMRFNTVFATVGTINTSDLREKKEIEDLSYGMEEIMQLRPVSFEWKDKRYGGRKLGLIAQEVNKVIDEVVVTHKTSFDPETGEMIQEELDRYGVFYADLLPVLIKGMQEQEVRIKDQEELIRDQEKMIKEQGDLLESLAKRLEQLEKAVKR